Within Acidobacteriota bacterium, the genomic segment TGATTGCGCTGGCCACGCCGATTGTCGCGCTCATCTTCGAACACGGGCGGTTTTCGACGGCGGACACGGCGAACACGGCCGCGGCCTTGATGTTCTACGCGCCGGGGCTCGTGGGCTACTCGGCGGTCAAGATGGCCGTGCCTGCTCTCTATGCGTTGAAGGACAGCCGGACGCCCGTGATGGTCTCGATGGCCACGGTGCTCCTCAACGTGGGCCTCAATATCGCGCTGGTCCAGGTGATGAGTTTCCGCGGTCTGGCATTGGGAACAGCCGCCAGCGCGATCTGCAATGCGGCCATCCTGCTCTGGGTGCTGCGTGGGCGACTGGGCGGCCTCGACGGACGTCGCGTGGCAACCGCCATGGGCAAGATCTCTGTCGCGTCTGCGTTGATGGGCCTGGCTGCGTGGGGAACGGACTGGGCGATCGCGAGCGGGTTGCCGTCGCATACGCTGCCGGTTCTGGCATTGCGCGTCGGCGCGTCGATTGGCGTTGCCCTCGTCGTGCTGGACATCGCGGCGCGCGCGATTCACATCGAGGAATTCGTGGAGGCGCGGGCCACGGTCGTCTCACGGCTGAAGCGTCTGCGAGCATGAGCGAACGTCGGTCGCTCAATCCAACCGTCTACCGGATGGCGAGCGCGCACTTCGTCGCCGACGCCTACTCCAATCTGTATGTGCCGCTCCTGCCGGCGCTGATCTCCCGCTTGGGACTCTCGCTCGCGGCAGCCGGCATGATGGTCATGGTGTACCAGCTCGCGACCTCGGTCTCGCAACTGGGGTTTGGCCGGCTCGCGGATCGCTGGAATCCGCGCGTGCTGCTGGTGGCTGGCCCGCTCCTGTCGGTGGCGGTGTTGAGCCTGATAGGCCTCGTCTGGTCGCCGGGAACACTGGCGGCCTGCCTCATCATAGGCGGACTGGGCGGCGCCGCGTTCCATCCCACGGCCGCCGCCGTCGTCAATCGTCTTGGGGGCAGTCGGCGGGGGCTGGCCATGGCCATTCACATCACGGGCGGATCGATCGGCTACTCGCTGGGACCGATGGTGTTCGCGCCATATGTCGATCGTTTCGGACTTGGATGGACGCCGTGGCTGGCCATCCCGGGATTGATTCTGCTCGGTCTCGTGCTGGCCGGCTTGCCGCCGGTCAAGCCGTTCGGTGGTCATGGGCCGAGTGGATTCCGGCAGCTGCGGCCATTTGCACGGCCGTTGTTCTTTCTGTATGCCATCGTCGTGCTGAGAACGCTCACCTCGTTGGGATTTGCGACCTTCGTGCCCGTGCTGTTGACCCGTCGGGGATGGTCGGTTGGGATGGCTGGCGTGGCGATCTCCGTCTACCTGTTTACGGGAAGCGTCGGAGGATTCCTTGGTGGACCGCTCTCGGATCGGTTTGGAGCGAAGCGGATCATTGGCGCGTCGCTACTGGCGGCCGTGCCCTTCCTGGCGTTGGCGCCGTCGATGTCAGGCGGGTGGTTTGTCGTGATGATGGCGGTGGGCGGGTTCTTTCTGAATTCCACGCTCCCGGTCAACGTGACCTTTGCGCACCAACTCGCACCGATCAGCGCGGCCACGGTCTCGTCGCTGATGATGGGTGTCGCGTGGGGCACAGGCGGCCTGACTGTGCCTGTCGTCGGCGCCCTGGCGGATCGGTTTGGTATCGAGCCCACGCTGACGTTGCTGGCACTGGTGCCGCTGGCCGGCGCGGCGTGCGCCTGGCCATTGCCTCCCGGATCCGGGCACGGAACTTCGGATCCGAACGACGCCTCTGGTATTGTTGGAGTCTGATATGAGTCCGCCTTCTTCGCCCAACGCCTCGTACAGTTTCGGACCCGGCAGATTGACGCCCGCCGTCAAGGCGCTGATCATCGCCAACGTCGTCTGCTACCTGGCGACGTACGTGGTACAGACTGAGGCGGTCATCTACCTGTTCGGGCTTCGGCCCGGCGCGGTGGTCGAGGGATTGTGGGTGTGGCAGCCCGTCACCTACATGTTCCTGCACGGAGGGCTGTTCCATTTGCTCTTCAACATGCTGGCGCTCTGGATGTTCGGCGTTGAACTCGAGCGGTTATGGGGCACGCGGTTCTTCACGACGTACTACTTCGTCGCCGGTGTCGGCGCTGCACTGACCACCATTCTGTGTTCGCTGCTCTGGCACTTCGCTGCAACCCAGGACTCCTGGCTGTTCCAGTTCGCCGAGCCCCTGTACACGTTCCCTACGGTCGGGGCATCCGGTGCCATCTATGGCCTGTTGCTCGCCTACGGGCTGACATGGCCAAACCGTCCGATCTACGTGTACGCGGTATTCCCGATCCCCGCGAAGGTGTTCGTCATCATCTTCGGGGTCATCGAGTTGCTTTCGTCGATCAGCGGCTCGCGGTCGGGCGTGGCGCACGCGACGCATCTTGGCGGAATCGTCGCCGGATACCTGTACCTCGTCTGGCGACGGGGCAATATGGCGTCGCAGGTGCGGTCCCAGATCCTGCGCTGGCGGCTGAACAGGCTGCGTCGTCGGTTCAACGTCCACGAGGGCGGCCGCCAGAACGACACCAATCGCCGGATTCACTAGCGCCGTCGGCCGCGACGCCCCCGGGTTGCTGGACACCGCCCTCAGAATTGCTAGATGACGTCGACTGAGCACGACTTGATCGTCAGGCCCTACGCCAGCCAGGACTATGTCCGCCTGTTGGCCCTGTTGCGAGAGGTCTGGTCTCACAAGCGCGACATCGAGAACGACGTCCAGAATCGCTGGTGGTGGCAATGGGATGAGCCGCCACTGTACGTCGTCGAGGATCCTGCTCAGGGCACGCTCGCAGGCCTGTGCGCCTACATCCCGTTCGCGTTACGGACCAACGGCGTGGAGCTGCCATCCGCATGGTTCGTCGATTTCTACGTGCGGCCGGACTATCAGGGCAAGGGACTCGGCAAGCGCCTCACACAAGCGGTTCAGAACAGGCATGCGGTCACCGCGTCGCTCTCCCAGACGGCAATGGCCTACCGGGTGTTTCACAAGCTGGGTTGGAGCGACCGGTCCCCGGTCACACTCTACGTGCACCCGCTTCCGCGGCGATGGATGTTCCGGTCGGCATCGCGACAGCACCGGATCGTGACCGCTGCCATTGACGGCTCGCTATCGGTCTGGCTGGATGTTGACGCGCTGTGGATGCGGGTGAGGAACGAGTTTCCAGGCATCGCCGTTCGCACAAGCGCGACCCTGCTCGCGCGATACACGACACAGGGAAATCGCCAGTACGTCCTCGTGTGTGTCTATCGTGGGCAGGCGTTAGTCGGATATATGATCGTGCGCGTGGTTGATGCCCTCTCGAACAACGCCAGGTCCCCTCAGGGCCTGATTGTCGACTACCTCGTGCATCCAGGCGATGCGGCCGCGTTTGGCGCCCTGCTTTCCGAAGCGGCCTCGACGCTGGTGGCTCGCGGCGTCAACCGGATCTATGCGATCTCGACCCTGCCAGCCTGCCAGCGTGTCCTGCGCGCCCGCGGCTTCCTGTCTCCGTCCACGCCGCTGCTGGGACGCTGGGTCAAGGGCAATACCAAGTGGTTCACGTACACGGCGAAGGCGGTATCGTCTTTGCCCGTCCCGGCGGAGTGGCATTTGACACTCGGGGATTGCGACCTTGACTACGCGTGGTTCAGAGGCTGAGAACATGCGCGAGATCAGGGACGACCTCATCAAAGAGCACGCGGGACGCCGGTTCCGCTCCGAGTACGACTACGCGCTCTTTGAGTACTACCGCAGCGCCAAGCTGATCGCGTTTCTGGATCGCGCGGGCGTGCGGATTGGCGGGCGCGTGCTCGATTGCGGCTGCGGAGGCGGCGGCATGGTGCTGTCACTGGCCGAGCACGCGGACCACGTGACCGGCATCGATCCGATGGATCGATTCAGCCAGGCCGGCGTCACGCTGGCGCGCGAACGGCACATCGATAACGTGTCGTTTGTCCGCACCGATGGTATGGCGCTCCCCTTCGCCTCGGGCACGTTCGACCTCGTGTTATCGCATTCGGTCATCGAACACGTCGCTGACGCCGCGCGCTATCTGAAGGAATGCCGCCGCGTGATGAAGAATGGCGGCCGATTCTACCTGTCGACGGCTCCGTACCTGTCGCCGGCCGGGGCACACCTGCCCCGTCTCCTGGTGCCTGTACCGGTGCATCTGATCCTGGGGAGACCCCTGGCCTTCAGGACGTTCCGCTGGCTGGCACGCCACGCGCCGTGGATGCTGCGCGAGCCCGCCCACGAGAACTCATTTATCCGCGATGCGCGCCTAGGGCTCGTCAAGCACGATGACGTGTTGGAGAAAGTCCGGATGCGCCGGCTTCGCGGCCTGATCGCCGATGCCGGGCTGCGCGTCGTGCACGAGCATCTGCACGTGATCGGGAGTGTCCGGCGCCTGCCTCCCGCGATCAGTCGATGGCTCCGCGACAGCCGACTCACGCAGGACGTGGTGCTCGGCAATGTCGAGTACGTCCTGTCGCCCGAACTCTGAGCCCGTATCAAACCGCAGCCGGTCTTTCCCCCTGGGATCGCCACGCTCTAGCGTGGCTTGCAGACTTGCCGGGCTGTCCGCCTCCGCGCCAGAGCGCTACGGCGAGACCTGGACGAAGCTCAACGAGCGAAGTCGGGGAGCCCGGCGTTCCCGGGGTATCCCTGCGAGGCCCGCCGGGAGGATGCGGGTGCCGGACTGGCAACTGACGGGTGGTTGGCCCAATCTGCTGGCATCATGACCGCGTCGGGCGCGAGCGTGTCAGCGCCGACCCAAGCTCCATCAACCCCGACAGCCGCACAGCCACTTCTCCCGTCATCATCGGCTTGCCGAGATTGTACCGCCTCAGTTCGAAGATATCGGCGTCGGGGCCATTGTTCCCGTAGACGGTCGTCAACGCGCTCGAGAAGCCGTGCGCTTTCAGCAGGCCCTTCGTCGTGCTGTTGAAATCCCCACGCCGGCCGTTGGGATAGCAGAACAGGTCGCACGAGATGCCAAGACGTTCCTCGATGATGTGCTTCGAGATGCGCAGTTCGTCAGCGGCCCGTGCCGGTTCGCAGCGTGACATGATGACGTGCGTGTGGGTGTGGCTGCCAATCGAGACGAGGCCGCTCCGGACCATTTCAGCCGTTTCGCTCCAGGGCAGCGGGTCGTAGATCTCTGTGCCGCCCGCGGCGTGGTACACGCTGCATCCAGCGGCGCGTTCGATTCGGTCGACCGTCTGGTCTCGCCCTTCCTGCGGCAGGGCCTTGAGGCTCGAACGCAGGCGCCAATCGGCGGCCATCTTCGACTGGGCGTTTGTCAGTGCCAGGCTGAGCGACTCGCTCCCAATCGTCACATTGAGGACGTCGGCGGTCGCGTGGTTCACCGCGTACTCGACACGGTCGGTCCACAGGAAGCGGCGATTGTCGACGAAGTCGGTGGCCAGAAACACCGAGGCTGGCACCTGAAACTGCTTCAGGGCCGGATACGCCACCGAGTAGATCGACCGGTAGCCGTCATCGATGGTGATGACCGCGGTGCGCTGAGGCAGCGGTGAGCCGGTGGTCCATGCGCGAACCACGTCCTGCAGCGGGACGACGGTGTAATGCTGCGTCAGAAACGCCAGGTGCTGCTGGAACGCGCGGACGTGGACGTGCTTGCCCTCGTGGTTCTCGATGCCTTGATGTGAGTCGGCTGCCGTGAACCCGTGATACATGGCGATCACGACCCTGGCGCGGTTCAGGCGCCTCGCGGCTCGATACAGTTGAGTCCTGTAGAACACCGGGAGCAGAAAACGTTCTGAGGTCGGACCGGACATCGGGTGCCTACAGCGTTCCGCGCACGGAGCAGGTGTCGGGACGAATTACCGTCGGCATGCTTTTCTCATTACAGAACTGTAATCAGTCCACGCCAACGACACTTCTGTAATCCAAACGAGACCCT encodes:
- a CDS encoding MFS transporter, with protein sequence MSERRSLNPTVYRMASAHFVADAYSNLYVPLLPALISRLGLSLAAAGMMVMVYQLATSVSQLGFGRLADRWNPRVLLVAGPLLSVAVLSLIGLVWSPGTLAACLIIGGLGGAAFHPTAAAVVNRLGGSRRGLAMAIHITGGSIGYSLGPMVFAPYVDRFGLGWTPWLAIPGLILLGLVLAGLPPVKPFGGHGPSGFRQLRPFARPLFFLYAIVVLRTLTSLGFATFVPVLLTRRGWSVGMAGVAISVYLFTGSVGGFLGGPLSDRFGAKRIIGASLLAAVPFLALAPSMSGGWFVVMMAVGGFFLNSTLPVNVTFAHQLAPISAATVSSLMMGVAWGTGGLTVPVVGALADRFGIEPTLTLLALVPLAGAACAWPLPPGSGHGTSDPNDASGIVGV
- a CDS encoding rhomboid family intramembrane serine protease, which gives rise to MSPPSSPNASYSFGPGRLTPAVKALIIANVVCYLATYVVQTEAVIYLFGLRPGAVVEGLWVWQPVTYMFLHGGLFHLLFNMLALWMFGVELERLWGTRFFTTYYFVAGVGAALTTILCSLLWHFAATQDSWLFQFAEPLYTFPTVGASGAIYGLLLAYGLTWPNRPIYVYAVFPIPAKVFVIIFGVIELLSSISGSRSGVAHATHLGGIVAGYLYLVWRRGNMASQVRSQILRWRLNRLRRRFNVHEGGRQNDTNRRIH
- a CDS encoding GNAT family N-acetyltransferase, encoding MTSTEHDLIVRPYASQDYVRLLALLREVWSHKRDIENDVQNRWWWQWDEPPLYVVEDPAQGTLAGLCAYIPFALRTNGVELPSAWFVDFYVRPDYQGKGLGKRLTQAVQNRHAVTASLSQTAMAYRVFHKLGWSDRSPVTLYVHPLPRRWMFRSASRQHRIVTAAIDGSLSVWLDVDALWMRVRNEFPGIAVRTSATLLARYTTQGNRQYVLVCVYRGQALVGYMIVRVVDALSNNARSPQGLIVDYLVHPGDAAAFGALLSEAASTLVARGVNRIYAISTLPACQRVLRARGFLSPSTPLLGRWVKGNTKWFTYTAKAVSSLPVPAEWHLTLGDCDLDYAWFRG
- a CDS encoding class I SAM-dependent methyltransferase, with translation MREIRDDLIKEHAGRRFRSEYDYALFEYYRSAKLIAFLDRAGVRIGGRVLDCGCGGGGMVLSLAEHADHVTGIDPMDRFSQAGVTLARERHIDNVSFVRTDGMALPFASGTFDLVLSHSVIEHVADAARYLKECRRVMKNGGRFYLSTAPYLSPAGAHLPRLLVPVPVHLILGRPLAFRTFRWLARHAPWMLREPAHENSFIRDARLGLVKHDDVLEKVRMRRLRGLIADAGLRVVHEHLHVIGSVRRLPPAISRWLRDSRLTQDVVLGNVEYVLSPEL
- a CDS encoding polysaccharide deacetylase family protein; protein product: MSGPTSERFLLPVFYRTQLYRAARRLNRARVVIAMYHGFTAADSHQGIENHEGKHVHVRAFQQHLAFLTQHYTVVPLQDVVRAWTTGSPLPQRTAVITIDDGYRSIYSVAYPALKQFQVPASVFLATDFVDNRRFLWTDRVEYAVNHATADVLNVTIGSESLSLALTNAQSKMAADWRLRSSLKALPQEGRDQTVDRIERAAGCSVYHAAGGTEIYDPLPWSETAEMVRSGLVSIGSHTHTHVIMSRCEPARAADELRISKHIIEERLGISCDLFCYPNGRRGDFNSTTKGLLKAHGFSSALTTVYGNNGPDADIFELRRYNLGKPMMTGEVAVRLSGLMELGSALTRSRPTRS